One Erinaceus europaeus chromosome 5, mEriEur2.1, whole genome shotgun sequence genomic window carries:
- the ZCRB1 gene encoding zinc finger CCHC-type and RNA-binding motif-containing protein 1 isoform X1 — protein MSGGLAPSKSTVYVSNLPFSLTNNDLFRIFSKYGQVVKVTIMKDKDTRRSKGVAFILFLDKDSAQNCTRAINNKQLFGRVIKASIAIDNGRAAEFIRRRNYFDKSKCYECGESGHLSYACPKNMLGEREPPKKKEKKKKKKVPEPEEEIEEIEESEDEGEDPALDSLSQAIAFQQAKIEEEQNKWKPSLGGPSTSDDSRRPRIKKSTYFSDEEELSD, from the exons ATGAGCGGCGGGTTGGCCCCAAGTAAAAGCACCGTGTATGTATCCAACTTGCCCTTTTCTCTGACCAATAATGATTTATTCCGG ATATTTTCCAAGTATGGCCAAGTTGTAAA GGTTACTATAATGAAAGACAAAGATACCAGGAGGAGTAAAGGGGttgcatttattttgtttttggataAAGACTCTGCACAAAACTGTACCAGAGCAATAAACAATAAGCAG TTATTTGGTAGGGTAATAAAAGCAAGCATTGCTATTGACAATGGAAGAGCAGCTGAGTTCATCCGAAGACGGAACTACTTTGATAAGTCTAAGTGTTATGAATGTGGG gaaagtggACACTTAAGTTATGCCTGTCCTAAAAATATGCTTGGAGAACGTGAACCtccaaagaagaaagagaaaaagaaaaaaaagaaagttcctgAGCCAGAAGAAGAAAT tgaagaaatagaagaaagtgAAGATGAAGGAGAAGATCCTGCTCTGGACAGTCTCAGTCAGGCCATAGCTTTCCAG CAAGCCAAAATTGAAGAAGAACAAAACAAGTGGAAACCCAGTTTGGGGGGCCCTTCAACATCAGATGATTCAAGACGCCCAAGAATAAAGAAAAGCACATATTTCAGTGATGAAGAAGAACTCAGTGACTAA
- the ZCRB1 gene encoding zinc finger CCHC-type and RNA-binding motif-containing protein 1 isoform X2 — translation MIYSGVTIMKDKDTRRSKGVAFILFLDKDSAQNCTRAINNKQLFGRVIKASIAIDNGRAAEFIRRRNYFDKSKCYECGESGHLSYACPKNMLGEREPPKKKEKKKKKKVPEPEEEIEEIEESEDEGEDPALDSLSQAIAFQQAKIEEEQNKWKPSLGGPSTSDDSRRPRIKKSTYFSDEEELSD, via the exons ATGATTTATTCCGG GGTTACTATAATGAAAGACAAAGATACCAGGAGGAGTAAAGGGGttgcatttattttgtttttggataAAGACTCTGCACAAAACTGTACCAGAGCAATAAACAATAAGCAG TTATTTGGTAGGGTAATAAAAGCAAGCATTGCTATTGACAATGGAAGAGCAGCTGAGTTCATCCGAAGACGGAACTACTTTGATAAGTCTAAGTGTTATGAATGTGGG gaaagtggACACTTAAGTTATGCCTGTCCTAAAAATATGCTTGGAGAACGTGAACCtccaaagaagaaagagaaaaagaaaaaaaagaaagttcctgAGCCAGAAGAAGAAAT tgaagaaatagaagaaagtgAAGATGAAGGAGAAGATCCTGCTCTGGACAGTCTCAGTCAGGCCATAGCTTTCCAG CAAGCCAAAATTGAAGAAGAACAAAACAAGTGGAAACCCAGTTTGGGGGGCCCTTCAACATCAGATGATTCAAGACGCCCAAGAATAAAGAAAAGCACATATTTCAGTGATGAAGAAGAACTCAGTGACTAA